In Malania oleifera isolate guangnan ecotype guangnan chromosome 8, ASM2987363v1, whole genome shotgun sequence, a single window of DNA contains:
- the LOC131162502 gene encoding uncharacterized WD repeat-containing protein C2A9.03 isoform X2, producing MLRNLIWATSKHDVYLMQNYSVMHWSSLLRRGKEVMNVASQIVPAVKHPGSLSQSLSRVQISTMAVKNNLLVAGGFHGELICKYLNHSGVAFCTKLTTDDNAITNEVDIYHNPGGSMRIMAANNDAQVRVFDTENFTCLNCFSFAWSVNNTSVSPDGKLFAVLGDDPECLIADAQSGKVVGNLKGHLDYSFSSAWHPDGRILATGNQDTTCRLWDVRNLSESLAVLKGRMGAIRGLRFSTDGQFMAMAEPADFVHVFDTKSSYTKGQEIDLFGEIAGISFSPDTEALFVGVADRTYGSLLEFNRRHYNYNYLDSIL from the exons TTGAGGAATCTGATATGGGCGACATCGAAACATGATGTATACCTGATGCAAAACTACTCTGTAATGCATTGGTCATCCCTTCTAAGGAGGGGGAAGGAAGTAATGAATGTAGCTAGTCAGATAGTGCCCGCGGTG AAGCACCCAGGATCATTGTCCCAATCACTCTCAAGAGTGCAAATAAGCACTATGGCTGTCAAAAACAATTTATTGGTGGCAGGTGGTTTCCATGGGGAGCTTATATGCAAG TATTTAAACCATTCCGGAGTTGCATTCTGCACAAAATTGACCACAGATGATAATGCTATTACTAATGAAGTGGATATATACCACAATCCCGG TGGCTCAATGAGAATTATGGCTGCAAACAATGATGCTCAAGTGAGGGTTTTTGATACCGAGAACTTCACTTGCCTTAATTGCTTTTCCTTTGCTTGGTCTGTAAAT AACACCTCTGTTAGTCCAGACGGTAAATTGTTTGCTGTTCTTGGTGACGATCCAGAGTGCTTGATTGCTGATGCTCAGTCTGGGAAA GTTGTTGGGAACCTGAAAGGGCATCTAGACTATTCATTTTCTTCAGCTTGGCACCCGGATGGTAGAATCCTGGCAACTGGGAATCAAGATACTACCTGCAGGCTCTGGGACGTTAGGAATCTATCGGAGTCCTTGGCTGTGCTCAAGGGGAGGATGGGTGCAATTAGAGGCTTGAGGTTCAGCACAGATGGCCAGTTTATGGCCATGGCTGAGCCAGCTGACTTTGTTCACGTCTTCGATACAAAGTCCAGTTACACCAAAGGACAGGAGATTGATCTGTTTGGTGAGATTGCTGGAATTTCTTTCAGCCCAGATACAGAAGCACTGTTTGTTGGAGTTGCAGATCGTACATATGGAAGCTTGTTAGAATTCAACCGGAGGCATTATAATTACAATTATCTGGACTCCATTCTATAG